Proteins encoded by one window of Anguilla rostrata isolate EN2019 chromosome 9, ASM1855537v3, whole genome shotgun sequence:
- the frmd8 gene encoding FERM domain-containing protein 8 produces MEGGECGFPSEPSEPSQRGSVSSAGLRAQDVLVYLVGDSAVHLCVEGVGCVTVQELSRSVREALHIPESAQDAFAFWLCSPLLELQLKPKHQPYKLCRQWQDLLYRFTEATEEDISQDEPCLQYRRNVFYPKAKELQIEDEGVLRLLYEEAKANILEGRYPCDPEHWLSLGVLACALEIGVGLDAQAATAAIRKKKLSSFLPAHVTGGGGLLSALRGKSGRQAGLEQNLLEEYLRLGSPDGSAQGPSHYLRQYLSTCHSLPYYGCAFFSGEIDKPVQGILQRGGRKAVNVGISLEGVYVIDVKEKHVLLGLHFAELSWDHSYPEGEGDQHILWLEFDGEEAGTPVNKLLKIYSKRAELMSGLIEFCVELGTVADGEASGTDGEVALSQEASGPAGASGRARGGRRGKLRRQSSVVCSRVHTLNTISYVDDGKEIKRLKPKRAASFFSRQAPPPNYSAVQVGENLEQG; encoded by the exons atggagggaggggagtgtgGGTTCCCGTCCGAGCCGTCGGAGCCATCTCAGAGAGGAAGCGTTTCATCAGCAGGCTTGCGCG CCCAGGATGTGCTGGTGTACCTGGTCGGGGACAGTGCcgtgcacttgtgtgtggagggggtgggctgCGTGACCGTGCAGGAGCTCAGCCGCAGCGTCCGCGAGGCGCTCCACATCCCGGAGTCTGCGCAGGACGCCTTCGCCTTCTGGCTCTGCTCCCCCTTGCTCG AGTTGCAGCTAAAGCCGAAGCATCAGCCCTACAAACTGTGCCGCCAGTGGCAGGACCTGCTGTACCGGTTCACAGAGGCCACTGAGGAGGACATCTCCCAGG ATGAACCCTGCCTGCAGTACAGAAGGAATGTATTTTATCCTAAAGCCAAAGAGCTGcag ATAGAAGATGAAGGCGTCCTGAGGCTTCTGTATGAGGAAGCCAAGGCAAACATTTTGGAGGGCCGGTACCCTTGTGACCCTGAGCACTGGCTGAGCCTGGGAGTGCTAGCCTGTGCCTTGGAGATAGGGGTGGGCCTGGATGCCCAGGCAGCAACTGCTGCCATCCG GAAGAAGAAGCTCTCGTCCTTCTTGCCTGCCCATGtcacaggaggaggggggctgcTGTCTGCTCTGAGGGGGAAAAGTGGGCGTCAAGCAGGGCTGGAGCAGAACCTGCTGGAGGAGTACCtccggctgggcagccctgacgGTAGCGCCCAGGGTCCCTCCCATTACCTGCGCCAGTACCTCAGCACCTGCCACTCGCTGCCTTACTACGG ATGTGCATTCTTCTCAGGAGAAATTGACAAGCCCGTGCAGGGGATCCTCCAGAGGGGAGGCCGCAAGGCTGTCAACGTGGGGATCAGCCTTGAGGGGGTGTACGTCATCGATGTGAAAGAGAAG CACGTCCTCCTGGGCCTCCATTTTGCCGAGTTGTCCTGGGACCACAGCTACCCCGAAGGAGAGGGCGACCAGCACATCCTGTGGCTCGAGTTTGATGGGGAGGAGGCTGGTACGCCCGTCAACAAGTTACTCAAGATTTACTCAAAACGG GCGGAGCTCATGAGCGGTCTCATTGAGTTCTGTGTGGAGCTGGGAACAGTGGCGGACGGGGAAGCGTCGGGGACGGACGGAGAGGTGGCGCTATCCCAGGAGGCCTCTGGCCCGGCCGGGGCCAGCGGGAGGGcaaggggggggcggagggggaagCTGCGCCGGCAGAGCAGCGTGGTGTGCAGCAGGGTCCACACCCTGAACACCATCAGCTATGTGGATGACG GTAAGGAGATCAAACGTCTGAAGCCAAAGAGGGCTGCTTCCTTCTTCAGCaggcaggctccgccccccaacTATTCTGCCGTTCAAGTGGGAGAGAATTTGGAGCAAGGGTGA
- the LOC135262841 gene encoding solute carrier family 25 member 45 isoform X1, with amino-acid sequence MEFAAGWISGAAGLVVGHPMDTVKVRLQTQTRYKGIFDCVARIYAHEGITGFFKGMSFPVLSIAFSNSVVFGSYSNALDYLTQSQYAQCSKENSATAAAVFTAGCFSGLAQVLVLAPIDLVKVRLQNQMNGRWGVGADKYRGPVHCVAVILKEDGPRGLFRGMGALALRDVPCYGLYFLPYELICKALTESGKEPGTFAVLAAGGTAGVVTWACATPMDVVKARLQMSGAGGPVYRGVLHCISVSLRQEGVRVFFKGLLLNSLRAFPVNAITFLCYESLTRAGTSPP; translated from the exons ATGGAATTTGCTGCAGGATGGATTTCAG GTGCAGCGGGACTGGTGGTTGGACATCCGATGGACACAGTGAAG GTGCGTTTGCAGACCCAGACCAGGTACAAGGGGATCTTTGACTGTGTGGCCAGGATTTATGCACATGAAGGG ATCACTGGGTTTTTCAAGGGCATGTCATTCCCTGTCCTGAGTATTGCTTTCAGCAACTCCGTGGTCTTTGGTTCCTATAGCAACGCCCTGGACTACCTCACCCAGTCACAGTATGCCCAATGCAGCAAAGAGAACTCTGCGACTGCGGCGGCAGTCTTTACGGCTGGTTGCTTTTCTGGACTAGCCCAG GTACTGGTCTTAGCTCCCATTGACCTGGTCAAGGTGCGGTTGCAGAACCAGATGAAtggcaggtggggggtgggtgcggACAAATACAGGGGTCCTGTGCATTGTGTGGCTGTCATCCTGAAGGAGGACGGTCCCAGGGGCCTGTTTCGGGGGATGGGGGCCCTCGCTCTGAGGGACGTGCCCTGCTACGGTCTCTACTTTCTTCCCTATGAGCTCATATGCAAAGCACTGACTGAGAGTGGAAAAGAgccag GCACATTTGCGGTGCTAGCGGCCGGGGGCACGGCTGGCGTGGTGACGTGGGCCTGCGCTACACCTATGGACGTGGTGAAGGCGAGGCTGCAGATGTCCGGAGCCGGGGGGCCGGTCTACAGGGGCGTCCTGCACTGCATATCGGTCAGCCTGCGCCAGGAGGGCGTGCGGGTTTTCTTCAAGGGCCTCCTTCTCAACAGCCTCAGAGCCTTCCCTGTGAACGCCATCACTTTCCTCTGCTACGAGAGCCTGACGAGGGCCGGGACGTCACCGCCGTGA
- the LOC135262841 gene encoding solute carrier family 25 member 45 isoform X2 produces the protein MSFPVLSIAFSNSVVFGSYSNALDYLTQSQYAQCSKENSATAAAVFTAGCFSGLAQVLVLAPIDLVKVRLQNQMNGRWGVGADKYRGPVHCVAVILKEDGPRGLFRGMGALALRDVPCYGLYFLPYELICKALTESGKEPGTFAVLAAGGTAGVVTWACATPMDVVKARLQMSGAGGPVYRGVLHCISVSLRQEGVRVFFKGLLLNSLRAFPVNAITFLCYESLTRAGTSPP, from the exons ATGTCATTCCCTGTCCTGAGTATTGCTTTCAGCAACTCCGTGGTCTTTGGTTCCTATAGCAACGCCCTGGACTACCTCACCCAGTCACAGTATGCCCAATGCAGCAAAGAGAACTCTGCGACTGCGGCGGCAGTCTTTACGGCTGGTTGCTTTTCTGGACTAGCCCAG GTACTGGTCTTAGCTCCCATTGACCTGGTCAAGGTGCGGTTGCAGAACCAGATGAAtggcaggtggggggtgggtgcggACAAATACAGGGGTCCTGTGCATTGTGTGGCTGTCATCCTGAAGGAGGACGGTCCCAGGGGCCTGTTTCGGGGGATGGGGGCCCTCGCTCTGAGGGACGTGCCCTGCTACGGTCTCTACTTTCTTCCCTATGAGCTCATATGCAAAGCACTGACTGAGAGTGGAAAAGAgccag GCACATTTGCGGTGCTAGCGGCCGGGGGCACGGCTGGCGTGGTGACGTGGGCCTGCGCTACACCTATGGACGTGGTGAAGGCGAGGCTGCAGATGTCCGGAGCCGGGGGGCCGGTCTACAGGGGCGTCCTGCACTGCATATCGGTCAGCCTGCGCCAGGAGGGCGTGCGGGTTTTCTTCAAGGGCCTCCTTCTCAACAGCCTCAGAGCCTTCCCTGTGAACGCCATCACTTTCCTCTGCTACGAGAGCCTGACGAGGGCCGGGACGTCACCGCCGTGA